ACGATGGCTTTATTACCACAGGTGACAAATGCTGTATCTATTCCAGTTATTGGAGCAGGTGGAATTGGAGATGGCAGAGGCATTGCGGCGACATTTGCTTTAGGAGCACAAGGTGTTCAGGTGGGTACACGCTTCTTAACAACAGTGGAATGTCCTACTCACGACAATTTCAAGCAGGCGGTTCTCGATGCAGATGACACAAGCACTACTGTAACAGGCAGAAGCATTGGTGGACCAGTTCGAAGCATTAAAAATAAAATGATTGACGAATACATTAAACTAGAAAAAAATAATGCTTCACGAGATGAATTAGAAAAACTCTCATTAGGTTCCCTTAGAAAAGCTGTCTTTGAAGGAAATATGGATGAAGGTTCTGTCATGGCGGGACAAATATGTGGCATGTGTAATAAACTTACGACGGTTGAAGATATGATTACATCAATGTTTGACGAAGCCCAAGTTGTCATGACAAAATTAGGACAATACAGGATTAAAGAGAAAATCGGCAATTAACATGTCAGCTGGACACTCACGCAATGTAATGCGGTTGTGTGTCCAGCTTTTAAACTTGGATTCTTTGTAACTTTTAGGTGAATGATGTGTGTGATTGTGACGATCGCGTGGCCTTTTTTAAACGAGACTGTATTTGTTTAATAAGTTGTTATAATAATAACTAAAAAGGATTGTGCAAAAATGAATCCACATATAAACGAAAATATAAGTGATTCTCCTTCTACACTGTTTGTCACTGATGCTAAAGGGAATATTTTAATTTCTAATGAATTTACAGCTGTAACTGTCGGCATGCCTCTTGAAGAATTGTTGAAATGCAACGTCCAGGATTTAGTGAAAGGGGGCTATTATAATCGTTCAATCACGATGGAAGCGATTGAGAAAAAAGAGAAAGTCTCACGTACCATAAATACGAATAAAGGGTTTAGTATTCTTTCTACCGCTACTCCTTTACTGCAAAGCGATGGAAACGTTAAGCTTGTTGTAACCACATCTAACACCTATAAGGCGAATCTGTCTAAAGAGAAGGAGCGTCCTCCAAAATTGGCTGAAGAAGATAGCGGCCAAAGTATGGAGGGAAGTGACACTAAACTAGTTGCTGAAAGCCTTGCTATGAAACAAATAATTAAAGTATGTAACCAGATAACATCATATGAAAGTAAAGTTCTTATTTATGGGGAGTCAGGGACAGGTAAAGAGATGATTGCAAAATATATTTATCGCAAAAGTTCCCATAAGAATGGCCCGTTTCTTTCAATCAATTGCGCTGCAATACCTGTTAATTTTTTTGAACATGAATTGTTTGGCTATGAAAAAGGTGCTTTCCCTGGGGCAACAGAAACGAAAAAAGGTATGATTGAAGAGGCGGAAGGAGGCGTTCTTTTTTTAGATGAAATATCGGAAATGCCTTTGGAGGTACAAGCTAAATTGCTTCATGTTATAGAGAATAACCATGTAAGAAGGATTGGGGGCATTCGCCATTTAACGGTCAATTGTCGAATTATTTCAGCTACGAATCGTGATTTATGGGAAATGGTCACAAAAGGTTTATTTCGAGAAGATTTATATTATCGAATTAATGTCATTCCTATTCATGTGCCGCCCCTTAGAACAAGAAAACTTGATCTCGTAGGATTAATTTCACACTTTGTAGCTGAATTGAATGAGAAATATAACAAAAATATTTATTTAAGTGCTGAGGAGTTTCAAAAATTACTTCTACATGACTGGCCGGGAAACGCAAGAGAACTTAAAAATTATATTGAAAGATTGGTCGTAACCGATCATTTTTCGGTGGAATTGAAGGAAGAGGAGGCACTATCAGACTCTTATGCGCTAAATCATTTTATTAAAAATAATATGGCGCGGTTCAAGTCACTTAGCGACTTTATGTCAGTTGTGGAAATTCATTATATTAAACAAGTTATCCGGTCGTGTCATGATAATACGAGTGAAGCAGCGAGGAAACTTGGTATACATCGATCAGCTATTTATCGCAAACTTAAGAAAACAAAAGGATGAGCTTAAGGTGAGCTCATCCTTTTACGTACATATTATTCTGTTGACACCGCAGGGTCTGCTTGTTGTTTTACAGGCGTTACTTGTCTAAAATGAGAAGCTGGGTCGGCAAGCAGTTGTTCTACATAAGCTGCTTCATCGATCTGCTTTAGTTGTAGCAATTCATCGCGATAGATGGTTAATAGCTCGACAACATCTTGTATCCCTTTATCTGAAAGTGATTCAATCGTTACTTTTGCCCCTTTGGCAATGCGACTGTTGAGCATTTTTTCGTCAAGTCCCATCTGAGGATCATGTCGAAGATAGACAACACCACCGGTCATACCAGCAGCCATCCAAGGACCTGGATCCCCCATTACTAAACCACGGCCATTCGTCATATACTCGAATGCAAAGCCTTTGATATTAGCATGAATACCTGTATTGTAGCGTTTATCAGCCTTCAATGGCTCTTTCACACGGCCCCCAAAAATCATATCTGCACCAGATAGTCTTATTCCAGCACGTGAATCAGCGTCTCCTTGAATAATAAACGTCCCTTTTTGGGCGCCGTAGCCTATCCCTTTACCGACAGATCCGTTGATAAGCTGTCCGTTAAGTCCTTGCGTTTTAAACACTTTAAATGATCCCCCAAACGAGGTTTTACCTACACCGTCTTGCGCCCCACCAGAGATATGAATATTTACACCGTCGCTATTATAGGCACCGAGCCCATTACCTAAAATAGACCCTTTCGTGTAGCGTAAATCTATCTCAGGTAACGTACGATAAGAGCCGTCTAGTTTACCACGTACCCGGTGACATGAAACGCGGCTACCAAGAATACGTTGTTCAGCGGTAACTGCTTCAAAGTCCCGAGAAGTCGTTAATTCAGAAACATTGGCATCAAGGTACTCAAATTCAGATCCTACTGCCACCGCTAATTGTTGCTCTTGTATTTCTTCTAATACATTAACTGGTTCAAATGGTGCTACATCTTGTTCAGGTAGCGTCGCTAACAAATCGGCTAATTCTAACTGTTCATGACCACGAGTTTGTTCAAGTAAATCCGATCGTCCTACGAGATCCTGGGTATTATTAAATCCGAGGGCAGCCGTCAACGCTTGTAGCTCTTTACCGAACTCAGAGAATAGGTTCGTGA
The genomic region above belongs to Bacillus sp. A301a_S52 and contains:
- a CDS encoding sigma 54-interacting transcriptional regulator codes for the protein MNPHINENISDSPSTLFVTDAKGNILISNEFTAVTVGMPLEELLKCNVQDLVKGGYYNRSITMEAIEKKEKVSRTINTNKGFSILSTATPLLQSDGNVKLVVTTSNTYKANLSKEKERPPKLAEEDSGQSMEGSDTKLVAESLAMKQIIKVCNQITSYESKVLIYGESGTGKEMIAKYIYRKSSHKNGPFLSINCAAIPVNFFEHELFGYEKGAFPGATETKKGMIEEAEGGVLFLDEISEMPLEVQAKLLHVIENNHVRRIGGIRHLTVNCRIISATNRDLWEMVTKGLFREDLYYRINVIPIHVPPLRTRKLDLVGLISHFVAELNEKYNKNIYLSAEEFQKLLLHDWPGNARELKNYIERLVVTDHFSVELKEEEALSDSYALNHFIKNNMARFKSLSDFMSVVEIHYIKQVIRSCHDNTSEAARKLGIHRSAIYRKLKKTKG
- a CDS encoding nitronate monooxygenase codes for the protein MELTQMLGIKYPIFQGAMAQIALSPLVGAVSNAGGLGIVGSGGFSAERLREEIRRTKDITDKPFAVNLMLMMENIPELIDVLIEEGIKIVTTGAGNPAPYMEKLKAHGIIVIPVVPSVKIAKKMEALGVDAIVAEGTEAGGHVGETTTMALLPQVTNAVSIPVIGAGGIGDGRGIAATFALGAQGVQVGTRFLTTVECPTHDNFKQAVLDADDTSTTVTGRSIGGPVRSIKNKMIDEYIKLEKNNASRDELEKLSLGSLRKAVFEGNMDEGSVMAGQICGMCNKLTTVEDMITSMFDEAQVVMTKLGQYRIKEKIGN